A region of Stegostoma tigrinum isolate sSteTig4 chromosome 5, sSteTig4.hap1, whole genome shotgun sequence DNA encodes the following proteins:
- the LOC125452068 gene encoding leucine-rich repeat-containing protein 30-like — translation MGICVSKEVSKEELRKSIKRQKEVPSEEEEALLVAELRSQLKTVYGHSSLGLAMMEMSEIPKITWQVTEVEKLNVSHNFLLRISPSVENLVNLVILNLLGNQLAALPKEIGSLRKLKVLFADWNCLKEVPKELSRCKKLQVLSLSYNMISSLPESFEDLRQLEKLNLSNNRFVQLPTCVYRMRRLTFLHIGCNKIKSISESVGQLENMRIFIAEKNRLRFLPKSICLLRPLVLLNVNYNEIENLPTSLPMLTELERVACHSLDKGLHVKCNPLAKPLPDLIHEGLEPLYDYLKPKRDHK, via the coding sequence ATGGGAATTTGTGTGTCaaaggaggtttcaaaagaagAGCTAAGGAAATCAATCAAAAGGCAAAAAGAAGTACCTTCAGAAGAGGAAGAAGCACTTTTGGTTGCTGAGTTGAGGAGCCAGCTGAAGACTGTTTATGGCCACAGCTCTCTAGGGTTGGCAATGATGGAAATGTCAGAAATCCCTAAAATTACATGGCAGGTAACAGAGGTAGAAAAACTGAATGTGTCACATAACTTCCTTCTTCGTATTAGTCCCAGTGTCGAGAACCTAGTGAATTTGGTCATTCTAAATTTGCTGGGAAATCAGTTAGCTGCTTTGCCAAAAGAAATTGGGTCGTTGAGGAAACTGAAGGTCCTGTTTGCTGACTGGAATTGTCTCAAAGAAGTTCCAAAAGAGCTAAGCCGCTGCAAAAAACTCCAGGTTCTCAGTCTCTCGTACAATATGATTTCATCTCTCCCTGAGAGCTTTGAAGACCTGAGgcaactggaaaagctcaatttAAGCAACAATCGGTTTGTGCAATTGCCAACATGTGTCTACCGGATGAGGAGATTGACCTTCTTGCACATAGGCTGCAACAAAATCAAAAGCATTTCTGAAAGTGTTGGCCAACTGGAAAACATGAGGATATTTATTGCTGAGAAGAATAGACTTAGATTTCTGCCGAAATCAATCTGTTTACTGAGGCCGCTTGTGCTCCTCAACGTGAACTATAATGAGATTGAAAATCTCCCAACAAGCCTGCCCATGCTGACTGAGTTGGAAAGGGTAGCCTGTCATTCACTTGATAAGGGCCTTCATGTCAAATGCAACCCCCTAGCAAAACCACTGCCAGACCTCATACATGAGGGCCTGGAACCGCTATATGATTATTTGAAGCCCAAAAGGGACCATAAATAA